One Xylanivirga thermophila genomic window, CTTGACTTTCGCAGCAAAAAACAGAAAAAAAGGCCTAGGCCCTGCATATTGCAAGGCCTACGGGCTTTTTGTTTTGATCATAAAGTTGTTGTGATACAGCTCATTTTTTGGTCTGAGCAATAATTTCTTTTATTTCCCTTAAAGACATAAATCTCTTTGAAAAATCAACGCCTATCACATGCCCTAGATCCTCGACAACTTCATTGAAATGATCGAACATATAATAGTTTTCATCCATATAAGTTCCAGTGATATTCCTCATCTCATTGACTAGGGTTTTGGTAGAATACTTATGTTCTGTACTCATTTCAAGCAATCTGATCAAGAGCAAAGAGACGAAACATGTTAGAAAATGAGCTTCAATATGCTCTTTGGTAGATACATATACAGGTCTAGTCTTTAATTCACTCTTTGTTATCTTAAAGGATTCCTCAATCCTCCATAGCCCTCTATAGGCATCAAGGATTTCATTGTCAGGCATATCTAGTTCACTTGTGACTATAGCATAGTAACCATCAAATTTTTCCTCTTCTTTTATCTTTTCTATATCAATAGCATGATAATCTTGACACTCGTACAGCTCTCCAGTCTCTGAATCGTATGGAGTAGACGTTATATACCTAAGTGAACCCTTAATAGGTAACTTTCCTCTGTTATTGGCCTGAATCGTCTTTTTAGCCTTTTCGATAGCTTTTTCTCTGTCATAGCGCGCTCTTCTAGCATAGTCGGGGCTATAGAAAACTACCTGTTTTTGTTCAATAGGGGCTTTAATCTTTTTATCTGCGGCATTGGTCACCCAAATATACGTCGGTATTACACGAGATTTAATCTTAAAACCATCCTCAAACCTTGTATATCCATCATCAGATAAAACGAAGTCTTTTAAGTCTGCATCAGCACTGCGGACGCTTTTTGAATATATATATCCATTTCCGTGTAGCATATTATAGGCAATATTGTCACCGGTATTCATCCCCTTGTCAGCTACAACAATGATACGGCCTAAACCAAAGTCATCCTTAAGCTCGTCAAGAACGGGCATCAGCGTCTCACAATCGTTGGTATTACCTTCAAATAGTTGATAGGTAATAGGTAAGCCAGCGTTGTCCATAAGCAATCCCATTTGTATAATTGGATTAGGACGATGCTCTTTAGAAACACCTTTCTTACGTAAATCATCAGGCTCTTTAATTTCAAAGTAATAATTAGTAACATCATAGTAGACATTACTCATGTCTCTACCATAAACTGCACGGACCATTCTATGGATATGTAATAATAGATCATCCCTATAAAGGTTAAAGTAATCTAGAGCCCTGTAAATATCATCTATTTTAAAGTCAAAATCTAAAAAAAATCCATCTATATTTTCAAAAACTTGTTTTTTTGAACAGGGATACAAAACCCTAGAGTACACAAGAATCTGAAAAATATTATTAAGCGAATATTCTATATTTAAATTTCTCTGTCTATTAATGAAGAATTCATTCATCTTTAGTTGATGATAGAAAAAGCTCAATACAGAAAACCCTAAGTTCTTCCTTAAGGTTAAAGTGGTATCGATAGTATCATTAACCGAAAAATTAAAAGTTATAGGCCTAACGCCTTTCTTAGATTCCTCAGTCATTTG contains:
- a CDS encoding IS1634 family transposase, whose amino-acid sequence is MFLKKDRKPNGRVYLSIVQGYREPGTGKVKQKNVKSLGYLDELEKDFDDPIAHFTEVAKQMTEESKKGVRPITFNFSVNDTIDTTLTLRKNLGFSVLSFFYHQLKMNEFFINRQRNLNIEYSLNNIFQILVYSRVLYPCSKKQVFENIDGFFLDFDFKIDDIYRALDYFNLYRDDLLLHIHRMVRAVYGRDMSNVYYDVTNYYFEIKEPDDLRKKGVSKEHRPNPIIQMGLLMDNAGLPITYQLFEGNTNDCETLMPVLDELKDDFGLGRIIVVADKGMNTGDNIAYNMLHGNGYIYSKSVRSADADLKDFVLSDDGYTRFEDGFKIKSRVIPTYIWVTNAADKKIKAPIEQKQVVFYSPDYARRARYDREKAIEKAKKTIQANNRGKLPIKGSLRYITSTPYDSETGELYECQDYHAIDIEKIKEEEKFDGYYAIVTSELDMPDNEILDAYRGLWRIEESFKITKSELKTRPVYVSTKEHIEAHFLTCFVSLLLIRLLEMSTEHKYSTKTLVNEMRNITGTYMDENYYMFDHFNEVVEDLGHVIGVDFSKRFMSLREIKEIIAQTKK